A window of the Dyadobacter pollutisoli genome harbors these coding sequences:
- a CDS encoding SusD/RagB family nutrient-binding outer membrane lipoprotein gives MKKLIIFLLPIVLLASCVDSLDDYNINEKKATTVPPVTLFSNALKGLADVLTTPSVNTNNYRLYVQHWSTTTYLDEPRYNLTARTIPQALWQAVYRDVISDLNEAKRLLNEDALIDPKVKANELAQLEIVEVYSWSVLLNTFGNIPYSEALNPSNPLPKYDDAKTVYDAILVRLDAALASIDPAAGSNFGAGDLIYNTGGKSDMTKWVKFGNSLKLKLGMILADVDAAKAKTLVAAAAPNVFTSNADRARFPYIATPPNYNPIAQNLNILYSTRQDYVGASTLIDPLNALNDPRRASFFTTTADGKYVGGNYGFLNTYANFSHVGTKIIEPALEGLLMDYTEVEFYLAEAVERGFITSGTAPEHYNAAITASILYWGGTAADATTYLAQPKVAYTTATGDFKEKIGFQKWIALYNRGWEAWLEWRRLDYPKLLPPSGGSAPAGLAIPVRIIYPINEQTLNPANREAAGTAIGGDLATTKLWWDKF, from the coding sequence ATGAAAAAATTAATCATATTCTTATTACCAATCGTGTTGCTAGCATCCTGCGTAGATAGCCTGGATGACTATAACATCAATGAGAAGAAGGCGACGACTGTCCCCCCGGTCACCCTTTTTTCCAATGCCCTGAAAGGCTTGGCAGACGTGTTGACTACGCCCAGCGTAAACACAAACAACTACCGCCTATATGTTCAGCACTGGTCTACAACCACTTATTTGGATGAGCCACGTTACAACCTTACCGCGCGTACCATTCCACAAGCTCTGTGGCAGGCAGTTTATCGCGATGTGATTTCCGATTTGAACGAGGCAAAAAGACTTCTTAATGAAGATGCGCTAATTGATCCCAAAGTCAAAGCAAACGAATTGGCACAACTTGAAATCGTCGAAGTTTACAGCTGGTCGGTACTGTTGAACACTTTCGGAAACATTCCTTATTCAGAGGCTTTGAATCCAAGCAATCCGCTTCCAAAATACGATGATGCAAAGACTGTCTACGACGCGATCTTGGTTCGTCTTGACGCGGCATTGGCTTCGATAGATCCGGCTGCGGGTAGCAATTTTGGCGCAGGTGACCTGATCTATAACACTGGAGGAAAATCTGACATGACCAAATGGGTTAAATTCGGAAACTCCCTGAAACTGAAACTGGGAATGATCCTTGCGGATGTCGATGCTGCAAAAGCAAAAACTTTGGTAGCTGCTGCAGCACCAAACGTGTTTACCTCAAATGCGGACAGAGCACGATTCCCATATATCGCCACACCACCAAACTATAATCCAATCGCACAGAACCTTAACATTCTGTATTCAACACGGCAGGATTATGTAGGCGCGTCTACGCTGATCGATCCATTGAATGCATTGAACGATCCTAGAAGGGCTTCATTCTTCACAACAACAGCAGATGGAAAATATGTTGGTGGTAACTACGGTTTTCTCAATACTTATGCAAACTTCTCTCACGTAGGAACAAAAATTATCGAGCCAGCATTGGAAGGTTTGTTAATGGACTACACTGAGGTTGAATTCTATCTTGCAGAAGCTGTTGAAAGAGGCTTTATAACCTCCGGGACTGCTCCTGAACATTACAATGCGGCGATCACTGCTTCGATACTATATTGGGGTGGTACTGCGGCAGATGCAACTACCTATCTGGCGCAGCCAAAAGTTGCTTACACTACTGCAACAGGTGATTTTAAAGAAAAAATCGGTTTCCAGAAATGGATCGCTTTGTACAACCGTGGATGGGAAGCCTGGCTGGAATGGAGAAGGTTGGATTATCCAAAATTACTCCCTCCTTCGGGCGGAAGCGCTCCCGCGGGATTAGCAATTCCAGTAAGGATCATATATCCGATCAACGAACAGACTTTGAACCCAGCTAATCGCGAAGCTGCCGGTACCGCCATCGGTGGTGACCTTGCTACTACCAAACTGTGGTGGGATAAGTTCTGA